The Enteractinococcus fodinae genome has a segment encoding these proteins:
- a CDS encoding MFS transporter, with protein sequence MNSPNSPRASASTGLLIILLCAMGAGPLFNYGISVSSALIIEQLGITAGQLGLIVTVVFAAAAVSSIWLGNLADKISARSQMLIIFVGTAVALVVAAFAHSYWLLLVAAVLAGPAQAISNPTTNRVIIRAVPAHKRTGWIGVKQSGVQASQLFSGLFFPAVALALGWTGAALGGALVSIALWLISLKYVPAPTRSAQRESAPQPEPPEVTVDTGQMSAVSTKDKMPAVVYYFAVIAMFSGMGMQATNVYLPLFAVQELNFSLVLGGVAAAVSGVIGVVSRLAWSRRMQAGAQPSKLLMLINAGALLGVLAFLGAASWQAPALLWTGAALHGITVLGANVVINAGLLQIVPGNKIGAASGLNSMGMYAGFALGPLIMGLLQDVTQSFTVGWIFVGVSYVLCGVVTVLLYRRTRAKGNP encoded by the coding sequence GTGAACAGTCCTAATTCTCCTCGCGCATCAGCTTCCACCGGTCTGCTAATCATCCTGCTGTGTGCCATGGGGGCCGGACCGCTTTTCAACTACGGCATCTCCGTATCCTCAGCTCTCATCATTGAGCAACTCGGTATCACCGCCGGTCAGTTAGGACTTATTGTCACCGTAGTCTTCGCGGCGGCTGCGGTGTCCAGCATCTGGTTGGGCAACCTCGCCGACAAGATCAGCGCTCGCAGTCAGATGCTCATTATTTTTGTGGGCACCGCAGTGGCGTTGGTGGTTGCAGCCTTCGCGCACAGTTATTGGTTGCTACTCGTGGCCGCGGTGCTCGCTGGACCTGCCCAAGCGATCTCCAATCCCACCACCAACCGGGTGATTATCCGAGCCGTGCCGGCACATAAGCGCACCGGCTGGATCGGGGTCAAACAATCTGGTGTGCAAGCCTCACAATTGTTTTCGGGGCTGTTCTTCCCCGCAGTTGCCCTTGCGCTCGGCTGGACCGGTGCAGCACTTGGGGGTGCGCTGGTCAGTATCGCATTATGGCTCATTTCGTTGAAGTACGTGCCCGCGCCGACTCGCTCGGCGCAGCGCGAGTCCGCACCGCAACCCGAGCCTCCAGAAGTCACCGTCGATACCGGCCAGATGTCAGCGGTATCCACCAAAGATAAGATGCCCGCAGTGGTGTATTACTTCGCGGTGATCGCAATGTTCTCCGGCATGGGAATGCAGGCCACCAACGTCTACTTGCCCCTGTTTGCGGTCCAAGAATTGAACTTCTCACTGGTCTTAGGCGGAGTCGCTGCAGCTGTCTCCGGTGTCATCGGCGTGGTCTCTCGCCTGGCATGGAGTCGCCGGATGCAGGCCGGCGCCCAGCCGTCGAAACTGTTGATGCTCATCAACGCTGGTGCTCTGCTGGGTGTGCTGGCGTTCCTTGGCGCCGCGTCTTGGCAAGCACCCGCCCTATTGTGGACCGGTGCCGCACTCCACGGTATTACCGTGCTAGGGGCCAATGTGGTGATCAATGCGGGTCTACTGCAGATCGTCCCCGGAAACAAAATTGGTGCCGCGTCCGGGCTCAATTCGATGGGCATGTACGCCGGGTTCGCGCTCGGGCCACTGATCATGGGCCTGCTCCAAGATGTCACCCAGTCCTTCACTGTTGGCTGGATCTTTGTCGGCGTATCGTATGTATTGTGCGGTGTGGTCACCGTGCTGTTATACCGCCGCACTCGTGCGAAGGGGAATCCGTGA
- a CDS encoding lytic transglycosylase domain-containing protein has product MSTTGHHIHRPLRFLVGAMLPALMLVGCATTEEADPATGPPEAPQQLMPPQSDEQAETTEGVPIAELADAEWVEETASDNAIPRRAMAAYAGAALRMAETHPECNMGWNTLAGVGSVESAHASIGGAGLDADGVAQPAIIGPVLDGSEGVMAIEDTDNGELDSDDEWDRAVGPMQFLPETWERYAVDGNRDGETNPQQIDDAVLTAAVYLCDSSEDLTVDDDWVRAVTTYNQSMAYARDVAARAVSFEAAELDS; this is encoded by the coding sequence ATGAGCACTACCGGGCATCACATTCATCGACCGCTACGCTTCTTGGTCGGCGCGATGCTGCCTGCCTTGATGTTGGTGGGGTGTGCCACTACTGAGGAGGCGGATCCGGCCACTGGCCCGCCCGAGGCTCCGCAGCAGCTCATGCCGCCGCAATCAGACGAGCAGGCCGAGACCACCGAGGGTGTACCGATCGCTGAATTGGCTGATGCCGAGTGGGTTGAAGAAACCGCGTCCGACAATGCCATCCCACGGCGTGCCATGGCGGCCTATGCCGGGGCTGCCCTGCGGATGGCCGAAACCCATCCCGAATGCAATATGGGTTGGAATACGCTGGCCGGCGTGGGGTCGGTGGAAAGTGCGCACGCCAGTATCGGCGGGGCCGGCTTGGACGCCGATGGGGTAGCGCAACCGGCCATTATTGGTCCGGTGCTTGATGGCTCTGAGGGTGTTATGGCGATCGAAGACACCGATAATGGGGAACTCGATAGCGACGATGAGTGGGACCGAGCAGTGGGACCCATGCAATTTCTCCCCGAGACTTGGGAGCGCTATGCCGTAGACGGCAACCGTGATGGTGAGACCAATCCGCAGCAAATCGACGATGCAGTCCTGACCGCTGCCGTTTATCTTTGTGACAGCAGCGAGGACCTGACGGTTGATGATGACTGGGTGCGCGCGGTGACTACCTATAACCAGTCGATGGCCTATGCCCGCGATGTGGCTGCCAGAGCGGTCTCGTTTGAAGCCGCCGAACTCGACTCCTGA
- a CDS encoding YczE/YyaS/YitT family protein, with translation MTQNPSDSHATTSKTGSDQIAPVRAAGLLRRWLTFLFGIWVMTVGIALSIHGQLGTSPISTIPAVLDAATMWTVGSVTIVMNIAFVLLQMLILRRRFKAFQLVQLPIAVLFGTLIDLSVYLTSWVQPDHYLMQWVVTIIGALILGIGVYIQIQPKLLYLPGEGLVMALTQVTTVRFGTMKQLVDWSLVVISAVMSLILLQRLENVREGTVFAAFAVGAVVKTIEHFRTRHTSSTQ, from the coding sequence ATGACCCAGAACCCTTCGGATAGTCACGCCACGACCTCGAAAACCGGAAGCGATCAGATTGCACCAGTCCGTGCTGCCGGGTTGCTGCGACGCTGGCTGACCTTCTTATTCGGCATATGGGTCATGACAGTTGGTATTGCTTTGAGCATCCACGGCCAGCTTGGGACCTCACCGATCTCAACGATTCCGGCAGTGCTCGACGCAGCGACGATGTGGACCGTCGGTTCTGTCACCATCGTCATGAACATCGCTTTCGTCCTTCTTCAGATGCTTATTCTGCGCCGGCGGTTCAAAGCCTTCCAACTGGTACAATTGCCCATCGCGGTACTCTTTGGCACGCTGATCGATCTATCGGTGTATCTCACCAGCTGGGTGCAACCCGATCACTATCTCATGCAATGGGTGGTCACCATCATCGGTGCGCTGATCCTCGGCATTGGGGTCTACATCCAAATCCAACCCAAGCTGCTCTATTTACCCGGGGAAGGCCTGGTCATGGCACTAACCCAGGTCACCACAGTGCGATTTGGCACTATGAAACAGCTGGTGGACTGGTCGCTGGTGGTCATCTCCGCGGTGATGTCATTGATTTTGCTGCAGCGACTCGAAAACGTTCGGGAAGGTACCGTCTTTGCGGCCTTTGCCGTTGGGGCGGTCGTCAAAACGATCGAGCATTTCAGAACCCGACATACGAGCTCAACTCAGTAG
- a CDS encoding MFS transporter, whose amino-acid sequence MQDRPRGGLTALCIAQTTSWGLLYYSLPVAVPPIADDTGWSHTAITAALTFGLIVSAIAGLRVGKLLNVSGPRRLMTVGSLIGVVALLMVAWSPNLVWFYIAWLIAGLAQSAVLYPPAFAVITRWYGPQRIRPLTTLTLVAGFASTIFAPIVAYLIDQFGWRVSYAIMAVMLGVVTVPLHIFFLNGRWTDSVTSSTSASQVGNKHAVRAVTRSPRFVVLAVVMAVAAFALFAVTINIVPLLLERGLPYSTAAVALGLVGAGQVIGRLGYAPLSRKTSPSQRMMLIYGVGAISLVAVAVVPEPAWLLISLAVLAGAARGCHTLLQATAAADRWGTTNFAQINATLSAPMTALGALAPVSGPALATVFGSYTAMALLMAGLLAVAALAASRT is encoded by the coding sequence ATGCAAGATCGTCCGCGTGGTGGCTTAACGGCCCTATGTATCGCCCAAACCACCAGTTGGGGGCTGCTCTACTATTCACTGCCGGTGGCAGTGCCACCCATCGCCGATGACACCGGGTGGAGCCACACCGCCATCACTGCAGCACTGACCTTTGGGCTTATCGTCTCAGCGATCGCCGGCTTGCGGGTTGGCAAGCTGTTGAATGTCAGCGGACCTCGTCGGTTGATGACCGTCGGCAGTCTCATCGGGGTCGTTGCTCTACTCATGGTGGCCTGGTCACCAAATCTCGTGTGGTTCTATATCGCTTGGCTTATCGCGGGGCTGGCGCAGTCAGCGGTGCTGTACCCACCGGCGTTTGCGGTTATCACCCGTTGGTACGGGCCACAGCGCATCCGCCCGCTGACCACGTTGACCTTGGTGGCGGGTTTCGCTTCCACGATTTTCGCGCCGATCGTCGCGTATCTGATCGACCAGTTCGGGTGGCGAGTCAGTTATGCAATCATGGCGGTGATGCTCGGAGTCGTCACGGTGCCCCTGCACATATTCTTTCTCAACGGTCGATGGACTGATTCGGTGACAAGCTCTACAAGTGCTAGTCAGGTTGGCAATAAGCATGCGGTGCGTGCTGTGACCCGTTCACCGCGGTTCGTTGTGTTAGCAGTCGTGATGGCTGTTGCTGCGTTTGCACTCTTTGCCGTGACCATCAACATTGTGCCCCTGCTGCTAGAACGGGGTTTACCGTATTCCACCGCAGCAGTGGCTTTAGGGCTGGTGGGTGCCGGGCAGGTGATCGGTCGGCTGGGATATGCCCCGCTATCCCGCAAGACGTCCCCATCACAACGTATGATGCTGATTTATGGCGTCGGGGCAATCAGCCTGGTCGCTGTAGCAGTCGTACCTGAACCTGCCTGGTTGCTCATCTCGTTGGCGGTGCTGGCCGGTGCGGCACGCGGCTGTCATACGCTGCTACAAGCCACGGCGGCCGCAGACCGCTGGGGCACCACAAACTTTGCCCAGATTAATGCGACCCTGAGTGCTCCCATGACCGCGCTCGGTGCGTTAGCGCCCGTTTCAGGCCCAGCCCTTGCCACAGTCTTCGGGAGTTATACGGCCATGGCGCTACTCATGGCTGGCTTATTAGCCGTGGCGGCTCTTGCGGCATCTAGAACCTAG
- a CDS encoding alpha/beta hydrolase, which translates to MAAPEKPAETRKPGARILGVAAVLIVIVAVVVGLIWALQRSMIYFPDTSAVPPAGEVLAGGQDVTLHTADGLELDAYFAPPASESQDRELAVLVSPGNAANRYNRVGLAEQLQAEGFSVLLMDYRGYSTNPGRPSQHGLIQDGHAALDALAELGFPPDRTIYFGESIGGGVIAALLAERPPAGAVFRSPFTELADVGRHHYPWLPVGLILRDRFPVVEHVRDTQVPISVIRAEYDSVVPTELSAQVAEAADNLVAEHVVDADHNDPEMHGAAVAKAVAELADAINSDD; encoded by the coding sequence ATGGCTGCACCCGAAAAACCGGCAGAGACCAGGAAGCCTGGTGCCCGGATTCTTGGCGTGGCAGCCGTCCTAATCGTAATTGTGGCGGTGGTGGTTGGCTTGATATGGGCATTACAGCGTTCGATGATTTATTTTCCCGATACCTCAGCGGTGCCACCAGCCGGTGAAGTACTGGCCGGAGGTCAAGATGTCACCCTGCATACTGCCGATGGTCTCGAACTCGATGCTTACTTCGCGCCCCCTGCCTCAGAATCGCAAGATCGGGAGCTGGCCGTCTTGGTCTCGCCGGGCAATGCCGCCAATCGCTATAATCGGGTCGGACTTGCAGAGCAGTTGCAAGCCGAGGGGTTTTCGGTGCTGCTTATGGATTACCGCGGTTACAGTACCAACCCGGGCAGGCCTAGTCAGCACGGCCTGATCCAAGACGGCCATGCAGCGCTCGACGCTCTGGCGGAGCTCGGTTTCCCGCCGGATCGAACGATTTATTTTGGCGAATCCATCGGTGGGGGAGTCATCGCGGCGTTGTTGGCCGAACGCCCACCCGCCGGTGCGGTGTTCCGCTCGCCATTTACGGAATTAGCCGATGTCGGTCGGCATCATTATCCGTGGCTACCGGTAGGCCTCATTTTGCGTGACCGATTCCCCGTGGTTGAACACGTCCGGGACACCCAAGTGCCGATTTCTGTCATCCGGGCGGAATACGATTCGGTGGTGCCCACTGAGCTCAGCGCGCAGGTCGCCGAGGCCGCCGACAACCTGGTGGCAGAGCATGTTGTTGATGCAGACCATAACGACCCGGAAATGCACGGCGCTGCGGTAGCGAAAGCGGTGGCCGAGCTCGCCGACGCCATCAACTCGGATGACTGA
- a CDS encoding alpha/beta fold hydrolase — protein sequence MDQQLTTEQGDTITFEVRGIGPPLVFIPGAGSFRAIDPTVPPTAKLVATHGVTTVVYDRIGLGESTGSAPVTLAKEISILRAILKHVGGSAALCGHSSGSAIALYAATVGLPVTGLALWEVPLIGPSIEVQSWAADFIELLDASDHAGAVDQFTKDMPPNYQAELRASPIWDLMIANAQSMRADAEALAWFHSAPLQTLIGGLTMPLLTMVGESTFEVMNRATDAIVRAVPHAQQRVVPGAQHEWEVEPMVEELVKFVTAG from the coding sequence GTGGACCAGCAGCTGACGACCGAGCAGGGCGATACCATCACGTTCGAGGTGCGCGGCATAGGTCCACCCCTTGTTTTCATTCCTGGTGCGGGATCATTTCGAGCCATCGATCCGACAGTCCCTCCCACAGCCAAGCTAGTCGCCACCCACGGGGTGACAACTGTAGTTTACGATCGCATCGGTTTGGGTGAGAGTACGGGCTCTGCACCGGTGACCCTAGCCAAAGAAATCTCAATACTGCGGGCCATCCTGAAACACGTGGGAGGTTCTGCTGCGCTGTGTGGTCACTCTTCCGGCTCCGCCATAGCATTATATGCGGCCACAGTTGGTTTGCCGGTCACCGGTCTTGCCCTGTGGGAAGTGCCTCTCATCGGTCCTTCCATAGAGGTACAGTCCTGGGCGGCCGATTTTATCGAGCTACTTGATGCCAGTGATCACGCCGGCGCAGTAGACCAATTCACCAAAGACATGCCACCCAATTATCAAGCGGAATTAAGAGCGTCTCCGATCTGGGACCTAATGATCGCTAACGCCCAAAGCATGCGAGCTGATGCTGAAGCATTAGCATGGTTCCATTCCGCACCACTGCAGACCTTGATCGGTGGACTCACAATGCCACTCCTCACGATGGTAGGGGAGTCCACATTCGAGGTCATGAATCGCGCTACAGACGCGATCGTCCGGGCCGTACCTCACGCGCAGCAGCGGGTCGTACCGGGTGCCCAACACGAATGGGAAGTCGAGCCCATGGTGGAAGAGCTGGTGAAGTTTGTAACCGCGGGGTGA
- a CDS encoding APC family permease, whose amino-acid sequence MTQEAAQHPTPSVEDRFKRSLGSLEVFFIGFGAMIGFGWVTLTAGWLSDAGTLGAVSAFVIGTGIMALVGLVYSEMVSAMPLAGGEHNYLLRGFGPRLAFIGSWGIVGGYISVVAFEAVAIPRTIAYIIPQVNSIPLWTVADFEVHLIWALIGVVTAILLTLLNIRGIKQASFFQTSIVLFVIVMALALVVLSLMEGDRGNMDPLFTGGSAGIITVLVVVPFMFVGFDVIPQSAEEVKIEPRNIGRLVVFSVAMAGLFYVTILLTTSSALPAAEMGDFDLATADAMGVLAGNEFWSNVVVAGGLAGLLTSWNAFLIGASRLIWAMAHSGMLPTWFAKLHPKHKTPVNALLFIGGLSIIAPFFGEQMMVWLVDSGSPSIVITYILVSVVFLMLRKKEPNMKRPMRIGGQRNNTLGIVVGVATVILTIGLLSLYVPGMPADLDTPTYIMFGLWWLLGLVFLLRIPGGIKPGINAEEDLVAELASRGRGPKAVRKGSERRTQPPQ is encoded by the coding sequence ATGACTCAGGAAGCAGCACAGCACCCCACGCCATCGGTTGAAGACCGGTTCAAACGAAGTTTGGGCTCTCTAGAAGTCTTCTTCATTGGCTTCGGAGCGATGATCGGCTTCGGCTGGGTCACCTTGACCGCCGGCTGGCTTAGCGACGCCGGCACGTTGGGCGCGGTATCGGCCTTCGTTATCGGGACTGGCATTATGGCGCTGGTGGGGCTGGTCTACTCTGAGATGGTTTCCGCAATGCCCCTGGCAGGCGGGGAGCACAATTATCTCTTACGTGGTTTCGGGCCGCGGTTAGCCTTCATCGGATCCTGGGGGATCGTCGGAGGCTATATCTCGGTGGTGGCATTTGAAGCGGTCGCCATCCCCCGCACCATTGCCTACATCATTCCGCAGGTCAATTCCATCCCATTGTGGACCGTGGCCGATTTCGAAGTGCATCTCATCTGGGCGCTGATCGGTGTTGTCACCGCCATCCTGTTGACCCTGCTGAATATCCGCGGCATCAAACAGGCCAGTTTCTTCCAGACCTCTATCGTGCTGTTTGTCATCGTCATGGCGCTCGCCTTGGTTGTACTGTCCCTGATGGAAGGGGACCGGGGGAATATGGACCCGCTGTTCACCGGCGGTAGCGCGGGCATCATCACTGTTCTGGTTGTCGTGCCATTCATGTTCGTGGGTTTCGATGTGATCCCGCAGTCCGCAGAAGAGGTCAAAATCGAACCGCGGAACATCGGACGCCTGGTGGTGTTCTCAGTTGCCATGGCAGGGCTGTTCTACGTCACGATCCTTTTGACGACCTCCTCAGCGTTGCCCGCGGCCGAGATGGGAGACTTCGACCTAGCGACGGCTGACGCTATGGGAGTCCTAGCGGGGAACGAATTTTGGTCAAATGTGGTGGTCGCAGGCGGGCTGGCCGGTCTGCTGACCTCCTGGAATGCTTTCCTGATTGGTGCCTCGCGCCTGATCTGGGCCATGGCCCACTCTGGAATGCTGCCCACCTGGTTCGCTAAGCTCCACCCCAAACACAAGACTCCGGTCAACGCACTGCTGTTCATCGGTGGGCTGTCGATCATCGCACCGTTCTTCGGGGAACAGATGATGGTCTGGCTGGTGGATTCCGGTTCGCCTTCGATCGTGATTACCTACATCCTGGTATCGGTCGTGTTCTTGATGCTGCGCAAGAAAGAGCCGAACATGAAACGCCCCATGCGGATTGGTGGCCAGCGGAACAATACACTGGGGATCGTCGTCGGTGTCGCGACCGTGATTCTGACTATTGGATTGCTGTCGCTTTATGTACCTGGCATGCCGGCTGACCTTGATACTCCGACCTATATTATGTTCGGGCTGTGGTGGTTGCTCGGTCTGGTCTTCCTGCTCCGGATCCCCGGCGGCATCAAACCTGGCATCAATGCCGAAGAGGACCTGGTGGCTGAACTCGCCTCCAGGGGACGCGGCCCCAAAGCGGTACGAAAGGGCTCAGAGCGACGGACCCAGCCACCACAGTGA
- a CDS encoding dihydrofolate reductase family protein: MAVTANLSISLDGYYTGPSPSSLHPLGHGGEPLHDWFAHNGTSRHQLSASDILAEELERLGAMVMGRDSYDHAQAEWGDSPPFEVPVFVVTHRAHPDDVRDGTTFHFVTDGFSAALARAQESAGPKDVVLHGGGPIRQALRNGSLNQLQLHIVPMLLRSGRSLFESLGYGTIKFDQDRAVAGRQVTHLRYRVRYGHFSGTADPFSAR, encoded by the coding sequence ATGGCGGTCACCGCGAACCTGAGCATCTCACTGGACGGGTACTACACCGGCCCCAGTCCCAGCTCCTTACATCCCTTAGGCCACGGCGGCGAACCGTTGCATGATTGGTTCGCCCATAACGGCACCTCTCGACACCAGTTGAGTGCCAGCGATATTCTCGCCGAGGAGCTGGAACGCCTGGGCGCGATGGTCATGGGTCGAGATAGTTATGATCATGCTCAGGCGGAGTGGGGTGACAGTCCACCATTCGAGGTACCGGTCTTCGTGGTTACGCACCGCGCTCACCCCGACGATGTCCGCGATGGCACGACTTTTCACTTCGTGACCGACGGGTTTAGTGCCGCATTAGCTCGAGCCCAGGAATCTGCCGGACCCAAAGATGTCGTGTTGCACGGGGGTGGGCCAATTCGGCAGGCGTTACGCAACGGAAGCTTGAACCAGTTGCAATTGCATATCGTGCCGATGCTGTTGCGCAGCGGACGCAGCCTGTTCGAGAGTCTGGGCTACGGAACCATCAAGTTCGACCAAGACCGTGCTGTCGCCGGGCGCCAGGTGACGCATCTTCGATACAGAGTCCGCTACGGCCACTTCTCGGGCACAGCGGATCCGTTTTCTGCACGGTAA
- a CDS encoding putative quinol monooxygenase: MIILAGYVYVNSSERDRYITAFMHYTKRTRQAPGCRDVAISPDPVDPTRVNIFELWDSKGQMERYRVQTVVPNSGVEIHGGTLQEFLIESVRNPFDPHTKKE, from the coding sequence ATGATCATCCTCGCGGGGTATGTATACGTCAATTCTTCCGAACGAGACCGATACATCACTGCGTTCATGCACTACACGAAGCGCACGCGCCAGGCCCCCGGTTGCCGCGATGTGGCGATCAGTCCAGATCCAGTTGATCCCACACGAGTCAATATATTTGAACTGTGGGATTCAAAAGGCCAGATGGAAAGGTACCGGGTGCAAACCGTGGTGCCCAATTCCGGGGTCGAGATCCATGGCGGGACGCTGCAGGAATTTCTGATCGAGTCTGTCCGGAATCCTTTCGATCCTCACACCAAGAAGGAGTAG
- a CDS encoding dihydrofolate reductase family protein: protein MAFRSDLEGASNMLLSVNLFMTLDGVNQAPGGPDEDTRGGFTNGGWLMSVFDEGCGQAVSRWFEQCGALLLGRKTYDSFASHWPQVTDPDDPVAGLINNSTKYVVTSSPVGEVWSDTTTVLGEDFLDEIARFKGVTHDKELQVHGSIQLAQILHQAGLVDVYRFLIAPVTVGPGLGIFNEGGPSYNMHVVHGAVTSNGVFDVEMTPADFESRKTVSLEDGKEVVIDAERKDPEA from the coding sequence ATGGCTTTCCGTTCCGATCTGGAAGGAGCATCCAACATGCTCTTGAGCGTCAATCTCTTCATGACCCTTGACGGGGTGAATCAAGCACCCGGCGGCCCAGACGAAGACACGCGCGGCGGGTTCACCAACGGCGGCTGGCTGATGTCTGTGTTCGATGAGGGATGCGGGCAAGCAGTCTCCCGCTGGTTCGAACAATGCGGCGCGCTCTTATTAGGGCGCAAAACCTATGATTCGTTTGCTTCGCACTGGCCTCAGGTGACAGACCCGGACGATCCGGTCGCCGGGCTGATCAATAACAGCACAAAATACGTGGTGACGTCCTCTCCGGTAGGTGAGGTGTGGTCTGATACCACCACGGTGCTCGGTGAAGACTTTCTCGACGAGATCGCTCGGTTCAAGGGCGTGACCCACGATAAAGAGCTGCAAGTCCACGGCAGCATTCAACTGGCGCAAATATTGCACCAAGCGGGACTGGTGGATGTATACCGCTTTTTGATCGCGCCGGTGACTGTCGGGCCAGGTTTGGGGATTTTCAACGAAGGCGGCCCCTCCTACAACATGCACGTGGTCCACGGTGCGGTGACCAGCAACGGAGTCTTCGACGTTGAAATGACGCCAGCAGATTTCGAAAGCCGCAAAACGGTCAGCCTTGAAGATGGCAAAGAAGTCGTGATTGATGCGGAGCGGAAAGACCCCGAGGCATGA
- a CDS encoding DedA family protein translates to MIELVVVTQSDAGAAPQDVSYGWLGDIVVAIMEALGPIGVAIAVLVENIFPPIPSEIMLALAGFTAADGAFTPAEAIFWATVGSVTGALVLYGLGAWFGRRRLYRAAYVMPLVDIDDVARTERWFLRYGYWTVFFGRMIPIFRSLISIPAGLERMNLWLFALFTTLGSLIWNTVLIMGGYLLGENFHLIADYADAFSNVVLGIVVAVIAIWVTLRVVRNRRRARDPEYRPETPEEAAARIERLVAQQHADDTSSSE, encoded by the coding sequence ATGATTGAGCTTGTCGTAGTTACCCAGAGCGATGCCGGGGCTGCGCCCCAGGATGTCTCCTACGGCTGGCTCGGTGACATCGTGGTGGCCATCATGGAGGCCCTGGGCCCGATCGGCGTTGCGATAGCAGTGCTGGTAGAAAATATCTTCCCACCGATCCCCTCAGAGATTATGCTCGCCCTGGCAGGGTTCACCGCGGCCGATGGCGCCTTCACCCCCGCTGAGGCCATTTTCTGGGCGACAGTCGGTTCGGTCACGGGTGCGCTCGTGCTCTACGGCCTCGGCGCCTGGTTTGGTCGACGGCGGCTCTATCGGGCGGCCTATGTCATGCCCCTGGTGGATATTGATGATGTAGCACGCACCGAACGCTGGTTTCTCAGATACGGGTATTGGACTGTCTTTTTCGGCAGAATGATCCCGATCTTTCGGTCGTTGATCTCCATTCCCGCTGGTCTTGAGCGGATGAATCTCTGGCTCTTTGCGCTCTTCACCACGCTTGGTTCGTTGATCTGGAACACCGTGCTCATCATGGGCGGATATTTACTGGGCGAGAACTTCCACTTGATAGCCGACTATGCCGATGCATTCTCAAATGTCGTGCTAGGTATCGTCGTTGCAGTCATCGCGATATGGGTGACGCTGCGGGTAGTGCGCAATCGACGCCGTGCCCGCGACCCCGAGTATCGCCCCGAAACCCCCGAAGAGGCAGCAGCCCGCATCGAGCGGCTCGTCGCACAGCAGCACGCCGACGACACCTCAAGCTCCGAATAG
- a CDS encoding dihydrofolate reductase family protein, whose protein sequence is MGRIIYETATSFDGYLADEQHSLDWLFVVPGGDNPDLAPPRAAVQVMGSTTYEWVLDELGALENMNVWHETMPSTTVVFTTRQLPAPDDADVKFMSGDVADAVPELQRLAGEGNIWVVGGGGLASQFIAAQALDEMVFSVAPVALGAGAPLLSQRIESDQATLISVEQVGQFARLTYRLSYPNKD, encoded by the coding sequence ATGGGACGGATTATTTATGAAACCGCCACGAGTTTTGATGGTTACCTCGCTGACGAGCAACATTCATTGGACTGGTTATTCGTCGTGCCAGGCGGCGACAATCCAGACCTAGCACCGCCACGAGCTGCCGTGCAGGTCATGGGCTCGACCACATACGAGTGGGTGTTAGATGAGCTCGGCGCACTTGAGAACATGAATGTCTGGCATGAGACCATGCCTTCAACCACCGTCGTCTTTACAACCAGGCAGCTCCCTGCGCCAGATGATGCTGATGTGAAGTTCATGTCCGGTGATGTGGCAGATGCAGTGCCAGAGCTCCAACGCCTCGCAGGTGAGGGGAATATTTGGGTGGTCGGCGGAGGAGGCTTAGCGTCACAGTTCATTGCGGCACAAGCACTCGATGAGATGGTTTTCTCGGTAGCTCCGGTCGCGCTCGGGGCCGGAGCGCCGCTGCTGAGCCAGCGCATCGAATCTGACCAAGCCACGCTGATCAGTGTGGAGCAGGTGGGCCAGTTTGCTCGGCTGACCTACCGGCTGTCGTATCCTAACAAAGACTAA
- a CDS encoding Smr/MutS family protein, translating to MRLKLDLHDIYNKSRDLDRALHDIINEAEATRAKTVEIIPGKGSGALKKRVLRFLQRKDIKARYHRVEKDSKNHGRVFVHFKH from the coding sequence ATGCGTCTGAAATTAGACCTGCACGATATTTATAACAAGAGCCGCGACCTCGACCGAGCGCTGCATGACATCATCAATGAAGCGGAAGCAACCCGAGCCAAAACGGTGGAGATCATTCCCGGGAAGGGGAGTGGGGCACTCAAGAAACGCGTCCTACGCTTCTTGCAGCGCAAAGATATCAAAGCCCGCTACCACCGGGTCGAAAAGGACAGCAAGAACCACGGGCGAGTGTTCGTCCACTTCAAGCATTGA